One part of the Halopenitus persicus genome encodes these proteins:
- the surE gene encoding 5'/3'-nucleotidase SurE, which translates to MSVDRILLTNDDGIDTVGFRALYEALEPAYDVVAVAPAADQSAVGRSISQDVVVHDHELGYAVEGTPADCVVAGLGELVHDADAVVSGCNKGANLGEYVLGRSGTVSAAVEAAFFEVPAIATSMYVPGGDDWWELEPDPEHFTHAAHVTRYLVDNAIDAGVFDHADYLNVNAPMADGESGPPPTERAAIAVTEPSTLYEMDAEWDAETGDITLHDRIWDRMRTGDVPDPEGTDRRAIVEGHVSVSPLSVPHASEHHEALDGLATAYGSENGPEPIADAGSGAGGD; encoded by the coding sequence ATGAGCGTCGACCGCATCCTTCTCACGAACGACGACGGGATCGACACCGTCGGATTTCGCGCGCTGTATGAGGCCCTCGAGCCGGCGTACGACGTCGTCGCCGTGGCCCCCGCCGCCGACCAGAGCGCGGTCGGCCGCTCGATCTCCCAGGACGTGGTCGTCCACGACCACGAGCTCGGCTACGCCGTCGAGGGCACGCCGGCCGACTGCGTCGTCGCCGGCCTCGGCGAGCTCGTCCACGACGCCGACGCGGTCGTCTCCGGCTGCAACAAGGGCGCGAACCTCGGCGAGTACGTCCTCGGCCGGTCCGGGACCGTCTCGGCCGCCGTGGAGGCCGCCTTCTTCGAGGTCCCCGCGATCGCGACCTCGATGTACGTGCCGGGCGGCGACGACTGGTGGGAGCTCGAGCCCGACCCGGAGCACTTCACCCACGCCGCCCACGTGACGCGATACCTCGTCGACAACGCGATCGACGCGGGGGTCTTCGATCACGCCGACTACCTCAACGTGAACGCCCCGATGGCCGACGGCGAGTCCGGACCGCCGCCGACCGAGCGCGCCGCCATCGCCGTCACCGAACCCTCGACGCTCTACGAGATGGACGCCGAGTGGGACGCCGAGACCGGCGACATCACGCTCCACGATCGGATCTGGGACCGAATGCGAACCGGGGACGTCCCCGACCCGGAGGGGACCGACCGCCGCGCGATCGTCGAGGGGCACGTCTCGGTCTCGCCGCTGTCGGTGCCGCACGCCTCCGAGCACCACGAGGCGCTCGACGGACTCGCAACGGCCTACGGCTCCGAAAACGGTCCCGAACCGATCGCCGACGCGGGATCCGGCGCCGGCGGCGACTGA
- a CDS encoding type IV pilin — MNVKRFLDDDSAVSPVIGVILMVAITVILAAVIGTFVLGMGDDLQNTQPTASFNFDFEAGNTGSVTISHAGGDTIDGTSDSVTITTSGGSSDLDGEPVSWNQEISAGTSKSVSLTSGNDWNGETVTVNWQSADGSSSATLGSQTAPTP; from the coding sequence ATGAACGTTAAACGATTCCTCGACGACGACAGCGCCGTCTCGCCGGTGATCGGCGTGATCCTGATGGTGGCGATCACCGTCATTCTCGCCGCCGTCATCGGGACGTTCGTGCTGGGAATGGGCGACGACCTCCAGAACACCCAGCCCACCGCGAGCTTCAACTTCGACTTCGAAGCTGGAAACACGGGATCGGTTACGATCAGCCACGCCGGCGGAGACACGATCGACGGAACGAGTGACTCGGTTACGATCACGACGTCCGGAGGATCCAGTGATCTCGATGGTGAACCCGTATCATGGAATCAAGAGATCTCCGCGGGAACGTCGAAGAGCGTTTCACTCACGTCCGGCAATGACTGGAACGGCGAGACGGTCACAGTGAACTGGCAATCCGCCGACGGCAGCTCCTCCGCGACGCTCGGCTCGCAGACGGCGCCAACGCCGTAA
- a CDS encoding type IV pilin gives MNLETLKTLFTEDRAVSPVIGVILMVAITVILAAVIGTFVLGMGDDLQNNQPTASFNMDFNDSDGVTISHAGGDTIDADSDTVTVSAAGGGGATISDGSWTGTITAGTSETFVTTSQDWSEETVSVNWESANGDSSAQLASRTAPNNA, from the coding sequence ATGAACCTAGAAACACTCAAGACTCTGTTTACGGAGGATCGAGCCGTAAGCCCCGTTATCGGCGTAATTCTGATGGTGGCGATCACGGTGATCCTGGCGGCGGTCATCGGCACGTTCGTCCTGGGAATGGGCGACGACCTGCAGAACAACCAGCCGACCGCGAGCTTCAATATGGACTTCAACGACTCGGACGGCGTGACGATCAGCCATGCCGGCGGTGACACGATCGACGCAGACAGCGATACCGTTACCGTCTCTGCTGCCGGTGGAGGAGGCGCAACAATCAGCGACGGGAGCTGGACGGGGACGATCACCGCCGGAACCTCGGAGACGTTCGTGACTACCAGCCAAGACTGGTCCGAGGAGACCGTCTCCGTGAACTGGGAGTCCGCCAACGGCGACTCCTCGGCACAGCTCGCCTCGCGAACCGCGCCGAACAACGCCTAG
- a CDS encoding NAD(P)/FAD-dependent oxidoreductase, which yields MADVLVIGGGPAGLTAALFAAKNGLEAAVFDTDGTWMHKAHLFNYPGIGSIDGSVYIETLRDQAADFGVERHQGTEVTGVSGDGDGFVVTAGEEDHEADYVVLATGANRDLAESLGCEFDGDVVDVDVTMETSVENAYATGAMVRAEEWQAVISAGDGAAAALNILSEEQGEHYHDFDVPADADEIFGSLVEE from the coding sequence ATGGCAGACGTACTCGTTATCGGTGGCGGACCGGCCGGACTGACCGCGGCGCTGTTCGCCGCGAAGAACGGACTCGAGGCCGCCGTCTTCGACACCGACGGGACCTGGATGCACAAGGCACACCTCTTCAACTATCCCGGGATCGGCTCGATCGACGGGTCGGTCTACATCGAGACGCTCCGCGATCAGGCCGCCGACTTCGGCGTCGAGCGCCACCAGGGAACCGAGGTGACGGGCGTCTCGGGAGACGGCGACGGCTTCGTCGTCACCGCCGGTGAGGAGGACCACGAGGCCGACTACGTGGTGCTGGCGACCGGCGCGAACCGCGACCTGGCCGAGTCGCTCGGCTGTGAGTTCGACGGCGACGTCGTCGACGTGGACGTGACGATGGAGACCTCCGTCGAGAACGCCTACGCGACCGGCGCGATGGTCCGCGCCGAGGAGTGGCAGGCGGTCATCTCCGCCGGCGACGGCGCGGCCGCCGCGCTCAACATCCTCAGCGAGGAGCAGGGCGAACACTACCACGACTTCGACGTGCCGGCCGACGCGGACGAGATCTTCGGCTCGCTCGTCGAGGAGTAG
- a CDS encoding GtrA family protein, translating to MIRSFIRNLHSGPVALQLRRFVIVGAVAAGIQMVLLWAFVDLAGLYYLLGATIAIEITIVLQYGVNNAWTFEAASNTGTAEFLSGLVKTNVVRGSAIPIQLGVLFGFVEWAGIPYLVANAIAIGISGIYRFVLDAKWTWGQ from the coding sequence ATGATCCGGTCGTTCATCCGAAACCTCCACAGCGGCCCGGTCGCGCTCCAGTTGCGCCGGTTCGTCATCGTCGGGGCCGTGGCCGCGGGCATCCAGATGGTACTGCTGTGGGCGTTCGTGGATCTTGCGGGCCTGTATTACCTGCTCGGAGCGACGATCGCCATCGAGATCACGATCGTTCTCCAGTACGGGGTCAACAACGCCTGGACCTTCGAGGCGGCAAGCAACACCGGCACCGCCGAGTTCCTCTCCGGGCTGGTGAAGACGAACGTCGTCCGCGGGTCGGCGATCCCGATCCAGCTGGGCGTCCTGTTCGGGTTCGTCGAGTGGGCCGGAATCCCGTATCTGGTCGCCAACGCGATCGCGATCGGCATCAGCGGGATCTACCGGTTCGTGCTCGACGCCAAGTGGACCTGGGGGCAGTGA
- a CDS encoding geranylgeranylglycerol-phosphate geranylgeranyltransferase has protein sequence MSMRRRVRGAIELTRPLNAISAGVLTGTGAYVAGGAVRGADAGVVLAAVVATVLATGAGNAVNDYFDREIDRVNRPDRPIPRGAISPRGALAFSLLLFAGAVVAALALPLAAIALAVFNLILLVAYTELFKGLPGVGNVVVGFLTGSTFLFGGAAVGRPLGAGVLFALAAVATVTREIVKDVEDVAGDREEGLNTLPIAIGERRSLRIGVALLVAAVLASTGPYLWGSFGTAYLVLIVPADALMLVSAVQAFRDPGTAQRRIKVGMLLAVVAFIVGRAAPVG, from the coding sequence ATGTCGATGCGTCGGCGCGTCCGGGGGGCGATCGAACTCACGCGGCCGTTGAACGCCATCTCAGCGGGGGTGTTGACGGGTACCGGTGCCTACGTCGCCGGCGGGGCGGTTCGGGGTGCCGACGCGGGCGTGGTTCTGGCGGCGGTCGTGGCGACCGTGCTGGCGACGGGCGCCGGAAACGCGGTGAACGACTACTTCGACCGGGAGATCGACCGCGTGAATCGCCCGGACCGACCGATCCCGCGGGGCGCGATCTCCCCGCGGGGGGCGCTGGCGTTCAGCCTGCTGCTGTTCGCGGGGGCCGTCGTCGCGGCACTGGCGCTCCCGCTCGCAGCGATCGCGTTGGCCGTGTTCAACCTCATCCTGCTCGTGGCCTACACGGAGCTGTTCAAGGGACTACCGGGAGTCGGAAACGTCGTCGTCGGGTTTCTGACCGGATCGACGTTCCTCTTCGGCGGCGCGGCGGTCGGCCGTCCCCTCGGTGCGGGCGTCCTGTTCGCGCTTGCGGCGGTCGCGACGGTTACCCGGGAGATCGTCAAGGACGTCGAGGACGTCGCCGGCGACCGTGAGGAGGGCCTCAACACGCTCCCGATCGCGATCGGGGAGCGACGCTCGCTGCGGATCGGGGTCGCGCTCCTCGTCGCCGCGGTTCTCGCCAGCACCGGGCCATACCTGTGGGGAAGCTTCGGAACGGCGTATCTGGTTCTCATCGTTCCCGCGGACGCGCTTATGCTCGTCAGCGCCGTCCAGGCGTTCCGTGATCCGGGTACCGCCCAACGCCGGATAAAGGTCGGAATGCTGCTCGCCGTCGTCGCGTTCATCGTCGGGCGTGCGGCTCCTGTCGGGTGA
- a CDS encoding sulfatase: MGSNTSPSNVVLITVDSLRADAIGPYDASRHTPVMETLADDGTVFDRAFATGNWTPFSFPSILASRPVFADTGRIGVSGVPTLAGVLSDADVATGGFNAANGFLTSHWDYDHGFDAFEPFVASVGSSIYSRYLATHPTVEAWIQLATAPVRRLGSWVRGDTDDRPFLDTSRMFDVEHAATEFIEDTDAPFFLWIHYMDTHTPYVPAPRYIREVSDGLVGTHRMIHAHTRTGLGWEVGDRTLRELRTLYQAAVRQVDASIGRLLETLSGAGVADETAIVLAGDHGEEFQEHGHLAHYPKLYDELIHVPLIVNAPGASGRRIEGQVGLDAIPPTVADLFGVDAPSEWTGESLVGSVRDGEEPAAEPVVSVTVRGEEVTAQPIPRSLSDGDLLVSVRDRDRTYIENVDTGTVELYARRTDPTQQTDLSADPSAADREAMDRFATIVADHAAMLRKRDAARSADETDGDGDEDVDEDLEARLSALGYR, from the coding sequence ATGGGATCGAACACATCGCCATCCAACGTCGTGCTCATCACGGTCGACTCGCTGCGTGCCGACGCGATCGGCCCCTACGACGCGAGCCGCCACACGCCGGTGATGGAGACGCTCGCCGATGACGGGACGGTCTTCGATCGAGCGTTCGCCACCGGCAACTGGACGCCCTTCTCGTTCCCCTCGATCCTCGCCTCCAGACCCGTCTTCGCCGACACCGGACGCATCGGCGTCTCGGGAGTCCCGACGCTCGCCGGAGTCCTCTCGGACGCCGACGTCGCGACCGGCGGATTCAACGCCGCGAACGGCTTTCTCACCTCCCACTGGGACTACGACCACGGGTTCGACGCGTTCGAGCCCTTCGTCGCCAGCGTCGGTTCGAGCATCTACAGCCGGTACCTGGCGACCCATCCCACCGTCGAGGCCTGGATCCAGCTCGCGACCGCGCCGGTCAGGCGGCTCGGATCGTGGGTCCGCGGCGATACGGACGACCGGCCGTTCCTCGATACCTCCCGGATGTTCGACGTCGAGCACGCCGCCACCGAGTTCATCGAGGACACGGACGCGCCCTTCTTCCTGTGGATCCACTACATGGACACGCACACGCCGTACGTCCCGGCGCCGCGGTACATTCGCGAGGTCTCCGACGGGCTCGTCGGCACCCACCGGATGATCCACGCACACACGCGGACCGGGCTCGGCTGGGAGGTCGGCGACCGGACCCTGCGGGAGCTCCGAACCCTCTATCAGGCCGCGGTCCGGCAGGTCGACGCGAGCATCGGCCGCCTGCTCGAGACGCTTTCCGGGGCCGGGGTCGCCGACGAGACGGCGATCGTCCTCGCGGGCGACCACGGCGAGGAGTTCCAGGAACACGGCCATCTCGCCCACTACCCGAAGCTCTACGACGAGCTCATTCACGTTCCCCTCATCGTCAACGCGCCCGGCGCCTCGGGCCGGCGGATCGAGGGTCAGGTCGGGCTCGACGCGATACCGCCGACGGTGGCCGACCTCTTCGGCGTCGATGCACCGTCGGAGTGGACCGGCGAGTCGCTGGTCGGGTCGGTCCGGGACGGCGAGGAACCGGCAGCCGAGCCGGTCGTCTCGGTGACCGTCCGGGGAGAGGAGGTGACCGCCCAACCCATTCCGCGGTCGCTGTCCGACGGCGACCTGCTCGTCAGCGTCCGCGACCGCGACCGGACCTACATCGAGAACGTGGATACCGGAACGGTCGAGCTCTACGCCCGCCGGACCGACCCGACCCAGCAGACGGACCTGTCCGCCGACCCGAGCGCGGCTGACCGTGAGGCGATGGACCGATTCGCGACGATCGTCGCCGACCACGCGGCGATGCTTCGGAAACGCGACGCGGCGCGGTCCGCCGACGAGACGGACGGGGACGGAGACGAGGACGTCGACGAGGACCTCGAGGCACGCCTCTCGGCGCTCGGCTACCGGTAG
- a CDS encoding TetR family transcriptional regulator C-terminal domain-containing protein, giving the protein MAEPPDRRTSEIDEAIMRATYRALHEHGYAGLTMQRIADEYGKSTAAIHYHYDTKEDLLAAFLDFLLERFREAVHEVETTDPERRLRLLLDQLIVEPGDHHGLLVAMLEMRSQAPYNETFRERFQQNDEYIRYLLETVISRGIEERVFRDVDPEHTARTLLTVVDGARTRAVVLDERTALETARRAVEEYVDTVVRK; this is encoded by the coding sequence ATGGCGGAGCCGCCGGATCGACGGACCTCGGAGATCGACGAGGCGATCATGCGCGCCACCTACCGCGCCCTCCACGAGCACGGCTACGCGGGGCTCACGATGCAGCGGATCGCCGACGAGTACGGCAAATCGACGGCCGCGATCCACTACCACTACGATACCAAGGAGGACCTGCTGGCTGCGTTTCTGGATTTCCTGCTCGAGCGCTTCCGCGAGGCGGTTCACGAGGTCGAGACGACCGATCCGGAACGGCGGCTGCGGCTCCTCCTCGACCAGTTGATCGTCGAACCCGGTGACCACCACGGACTCCTGGTCGCGATGCTCGAGATGCGGAGCCAGGCGCCGTACAACGAGACGTTTCGCGAGCGGTTCCAACAGAACGACGAGTACATCCGTTACCTGCTCGAGACGGTGATCAGCCGCGGCATCGAGGAGCGCGTCTTCAGGGACGTCGACCCGGAACACACCGCACGCACCCTGTTGACCGTGGTCGACGGCGCCCGAACGCGCGCGGTCGTGCTCGACGAGCGGACCGCCCTCGAGACCGCGCGACGGGCCGTCGAGGAGTACGTTGACACGGTGGTTCGAAAATGA
- a CDS encoding MATE family efflux transporter: protein MGIRSTIDSLFKGPDDLDLTAGGIGWPLFYLSLPIVVMNLFQTAYNLADTFWLGQFDTTALAAISFAFPMVFLLISLALGVSVAGSVLVAQHVGAGRTDRAEYAASQTMSYAVIASVILGAVGVLFVDEFLVLLGASDAIAPLVESYMRVFSAGLVFVFGFAVFIALMRGYGDTVTPMYVMAGSVVLNVVLDPILIFGFTGNPLFEALGADGIQAWLFAATGYTGSGIEGAAIATVFSRALALVVGLVIMFGGTRGVRIRLGQMVPDRAFARKVFDIGLPASVEGTSRALSINLLLFVIAAFPETIVAAYGIGTRIFSVVFLPALAVSQGIETMTGQNIGADKPDRAAATNHFGARAMLYILTGVGVITLFAARPIAAIFTNDPAVIAESASFLRYAALTFGFIGVMRAYTGGFRGAGKTLIAAVVSVVTLGFVRLPVAWIGATVVGSAGIWASFAVSNVVGGIIAYLWFRRDTWRDGTLTDRDVGGDAATDIDSATDVEPTTD from the coding sequence ATGGGGATCCGGTCGACCATCGATTCTCTGTTCAAAGGCCCCGACGATCTGGACCTCACCGCCGGCGGGATCGGGTGGCCGCTGTTCTACCTCTCGCTGCCGATCGTGGTGATGAACCTCTTCCAGACCGCCTACAACCTGGCGGATACCTTCTGGCTCGGGCAGTTCGACACGACCGCGCTCGCGGCGATCAGTTTCGCGTTCCCGATGGTCTTCCTGCTCATCTCGCTGGCGCTCGGGGTCTCGGTGGCCGGGAGCGTGCTGGTCGCCCAACACGTCGGTGCGGGTCGGACCGATCGGGCCGAGTACGCGGCCTCACAGACGATGAGCTACGCCGTGATCGCGTCGGTGATCCTCGGTGCCGTCGGGGTCCTGTTCGTCGACGAGTTCCTCGTGTTGTTGGGCGCGAGCGACGCGATCGCCCCGCTCGTGGAGTCGTACATGCGCGTCTTCTCCGCCGGGCTCGTCTTCGTCTTCGGCTTCGCGGTCTTCATCGCGCTGATGCGCGGCTACGGCGACACCGTGACGCCGATGTACGTGATGGCCGGATCGGTCGTCCTCAACGTCGTGCTCGACCCGATCCTCATCTTCGGATTCACCGGGAACCCGCTGTTCGAGGCGCTCGGCGCCGACGGGATCCAGGCGTGGCTGTTCGCGGCCACCGGGTACACCGGCTCCGGGATCGAGGGGGCCGCGATCGCGACGGTGTTCTCGCGTGCGCTCGCGCTGGTGGTCGGGTTGGTCATCATGTTCGGCGGGACTCGCGGCGTACGGATCCGGCTCGGACAGATGGTTCCCGACCGTGCGTTCGCGCGCAAGGTGTTCGACATCGGCCTTCCGGCCTCCGTCGAGGGGACTTCGCGGGCGCTGTCGATCAACCTGCTGCTGTTCGTCATCGCTGCGTTCCCCGAGACGATCGTGGCGGCGTACGGCATCGGAACGCGGATCTTCTCGGTCGTGTTCCTGCCGGCGCTCGCGGTCTCACAGGGCATCGAGACGATGACCGGACAGAACATCGGGGCGGACAAGCCGGACCGAGCGGCGGCGACGAACCACTTCGGCGCGCGGGCGATGCTGTACATCCTGACCGGCGTCGGCGTGATCACCCTGTTCGCGGCCCGGCCGATCGCCGCGATCTTCACGAACGACCCCGCCGTCATCGCCGAGAGCGCGTCGTTCCTCCGGTACGCCGCGCTCACCTTCGGGTTCATCGGCGTGATGCGAGCCTACACGGGCGGGTTCCGCGGCGCCGGCAAGACGCTCATCGCGGCGGTAGTGTCCGTGGTGACCCTCGGGTTCGTCCGGCTGCCGGTCGCGTGGATCGGCGCGACGGTGGTCGGTTCCGCCGGGATCTGGGCCTCCTTCGCCGTCTCGAACGTCGTCGGCGGGATCATCGCGTACCTCTGGTTCCGCCGTGACACCTGGCGGGACGGCACGCTCACCGACCGGGACGTCGGCGGCGACGCGGCGACCGACATCGACTCGGCGACCGACGTGGAACCGACGACCGACTGA
- a CDS encoding YqaA family protein gives MVDLPALLAVSPPTLVSLSSLPLAESAEALVESATGWPGLGIVFVYSFLIAFVLPGPSEVVLVAPIDLGGPAWGNLAGIMLVSAVGKAAGSVFAFHLGQEVKQSGPIVRWLRRSRWDVLAWSEKRSVQLAKRYGYGGLALALSVPFFPDTISIYAFAVLEEDYVKFAIATFLGSLGRLLVTIGLFSGAAAVL, from the coding sequence ATGGTGGACCTCCCTGCCCTTCTCGCCGTCTCGCCACCCACGCTGGTCTCGCTGTCCTCGCTGCCGCTCGCCGAGAGCGCCGAGGCGCTCGTCGAGTCGGCGACCGGATGGCCCGGGTTGGGGATCGTCTTCGTCTACTCGTTTCTGATCGCGTTCGTTCTGCCTGGCCCGAGCGAGGTGGTGCTCGTTGCACCGATCGACCTCGGTGGGCCGGCCTGGGGGAACCTCGCCGGCATCATGCTCGTCAGCGCGGTCGGCAAGGCCGCCGGCAGCGTCTTCGCGTTCCATCTCGGACAGGAGGTCAAGCAGTCGGGACCGATCGTGCGCTGGCTGCGACGGTCCCGCTGGGACGTTCTCGCATGGTCGGAGAAACGCTCGGTGCAGCTCGCAAAGCGGTACGGCTACGGTGGCCTGGCGCTCGCGTTGTCGGTTCCCTTCTTCCCGGACACGATCTCGATCTACGCCTTCGCGGTGCTGGAGGAGGATTACGTCAAGTTCGCGATCGCGACGTTCCTCGGCAGCCTCGGCCGACTGCTGGTCACGATCGGGCTCTTCAGCGGCGCCGCGGCGGTCCTCTAG
- a CDS encoding RAD55 family ATPase, translating into MYDLRPHFETAVDPGTNLLLSGPALTGKRSLALDVLADGVEEGDAAIIVTTKDNGDRVLESFGERVDYADRPVAVVDCVTRQQGVGDARDDDRIKYTSSPVDMTGIGIKLSEFLEEFYGTRGIERNRIMVHSLSTLLMYAELQTVFRFLHVFTGRVQSVGGFGLFCIDSTAHDDQTMNTLKQLFDGIITTSEGAEPTIRLGK; encoded by the coding sequence ATGTATGACCTCCGCCCCCATTTCGAGACGGCGGTCGACCCGGGAACGAACCTTCTGCTCAGCGGACCGGCGTTGACCGGCAAGCGGAGCCTCGCGCTCGACGTTCTCGCCGACGGCGTCGAGGAGGGAGACGCGGCGATCATCGTCACCACGAAGGACAACGGTGACCGCGTTCTCGAGTCGTTCGGCGAGCGCGTCGACTACGCGGACCGACCGGTGGCGGTCGTCGACTGCGTGACCCGTCAGCAGGGGGTCGGCGACGCCCGGGACGACGATCGGATCAAATACACCTCCTCCCCGGTCGACATGACCGGGATCGGGATCAAGCTCTCGGAGTTCCTGGAGGAGTTCTACGGCACGCGCGGGATCGAGCGCAACCGCATCATGGTCCACTCGCTGTCGACGCTGTTGATGTACGCCGAGTTACAGACCGTCTTCCGGTTCCTCCACGTCTTTACCGGCCGCGTCCAAAGCGTCGGCGGGTTCGGCCTCTTCTGTATCGACTCCACCGCACACGACGACCAGACGATGAACACGCTCAAGCAGCTCTTCGACGGGATCATCACCACCAGCGAGGGCGCCGAACCGACGATCCGACTCGGGAAGTGA
- a CDS encoding type IV pilin — protein MNSQSLKTLFTEDRAVSPVIGVILMVAITVILAAVIGTFVLGMGDDLQNNQPTASFTMDFEANGNATVSHAGGDTISGEDTVTIAATGSGLDLDHADSGITDPAGEWDSAISAGDSVNIVSADGGAWSGQTVSVNWESADGSSSAQLGSQQAPNTA, from the coding sequence ATGAACTCACAATCACTCAAGACCCTGTTTACGGAGGATCGAGCGGTTTCACCGGTGATCGGTGTGATCCTGATGGTGGCTATCACGGTGATCCTGGCGGCGGTCATCGGCACGTTCGTCCTGGGGATGGGCGACGACCTGCAGAACAATCAGCCGACCGCCAGCTTTACGATGGACTTCGAGGCGAACGGCAACGCGACAGTCAGCCACGCCGGCGGCGACACGATTTCGGGGGAAGACACCGTGACGATTGCTGCGACCGGCTCTGGGCTTGATCTCGACCACGCCGACAGCGGTATTACCGATCCGGCAGGTGAATGGGACTCGGCTATCTCAGCCGGGGATTCGGTCAACATCGTTTCTGCCGATGGTGGCGCGTGGTCCGGCCAAACGGTCAGTGTGAACTGGGAGTCCGCCGACGGCAGCTCCTCCGCACAGCTCGGCTCACAACAGGCCCCTAACACCGCATAA